One window of the Enterobacter huaxiensis genome contains the following:
- a CDS encoding YnfA family protein — MIKTTLLFFATALCEIIGCFLPWLWLKKGASVLLLIPAGVALALFVWLLTLHPAASGRVYAAYGGVYVCTALLWLRVVDGVRLSVYDWAGALVALCGMLIIVAGWGRA, encoded by the coding sequence ATGATCAAAACGACGCTGCTTTTTTTTGCCACCGCGCTGTGTGAAATTATCGGGTGCTTTCTACCCTGGCTTTGGCTGAAGAAGGGGGCGTCCGTATTGCTGCTGATCCCGGCAGGCGTTGCGCTGGCGCTGTTTGTCTGGCTCTTGACCCTCCATCCCGCCGCCAGCGGGCGAGTCTATGCGGCCTACGGCGGGGTTTACGTCTGCACCGCGCTGCTGTGGCTGCGGGTCGTCGACGGCGTCAGGCTGAGCGTGTACGACTGGGCCGGCGCGCTGGTTGCGCTGTGCGGCATGCTGATCATTGTGGCAGGCTGGGGGCGCGCATAA
- a CDS encoding LysR family transcriptional regulator — protein MAKRENYNELYLFMQVVREGSFTAAAHRLGLAQSGISRSVRELEERLGVQLLVRTTRKLSLTHAGERLYQSAESAFETLDNGLATLAHFRETPSGTVRINASQHAIDKCLLPRLAVFKQRYPDIRLELMNESRFVDIIAERFDAGVRLGPEVGQGMIAVRITPDMEMAVVGTPEHMRRYGFPQAPADLATHPCIAYQFADGSHYQWELVQDGKTVTHRPEGQWALSDSYMEAEAARLGLGLAYVPVELVEEDIARGTLIRVLQRYSLRMEGLFLYYPHRNVTPALRAVIDTLKI, from the coding sequence TGAGCTTTACCTGTTTATGCAGGTGGTGCGTGAGGGAAGCTTTACGGCAGCCGCGCACCGGCTCGGGCTGGCGCAATCGGGGATCAGCCGTTCGGTACGCGAGCTGGAAGAGCGGCTGGGCGTCCAGCTGCTGGTGCGCACAACGCGAAAACTGTCCCTCACCCACGCGGGGGAACGGCTCTATCAGTCCGCCGAGTCGGCGTTTGAAACGCTCGATAACGGCCTGGCTACGCTGGCGCATTTTCGCGAAACGCCGTCCGGCACGGTCCGTATCAACGCCAGCCAGCACGCCATCGATAAATGTCTCCTCCCCAGGCTTGCCGTATTTAAACAACGTTATCCGGATATTCGGCTTGAGCTAATGAATGAAAGCCGGTTCGTCGACATTATCGCCGAGCGTTTCGATGCGGGCGTCCGGCTGGGGCCGGAAGTAGGTCAGGGAATGATCGCCGTGCGCATCACGCCCGATATGGAAATGGCCGTGGTGGGCACGCCGGAACACATGCGACGCTACGGTTTTCCGCAGGCGCCCGCGGATTTAGCGACGCATCCCTGCATTGCCTATCAGTTTGCCGACGGCAGTCATTACCAATGGGAGCTGGTTCAGGACGGGAAGACGGTCACTCACCGGCCTGAAGGCCAGTGGGCGCTGTCGGACAGCTATATGGAAGCCGAGGCCGCCCGGCTGGGGCTTGGGCTGGCCTATGTTCCGGTGGAGCTGGTGGAAGAGGATATCGCGCGCGGAACGCTTATCCGCGTGTTACAGCGTTACAGCCTGCGCATGGAGGGCTTGTTCCTTTACTATCCCCATCGCAACGTGACGCCCGCCCTGCGGGCGGTGATTGATACGCTCAAAATATAG
- the dmsD gene encoding Tat proofreading chaperone DmsD: MTEVSHRASFAFSARVLGALFYYAPDSEQAAPLVNALTAGDWTQDWPLEQEALLPVAETFRSPSEEAIKDAWQRLFIGPYALPAPPWGSVWLDRESVLFGDSTLALRQWMRENHIVFEMKQNEPEDHIGTLLLLAAWLAENGRDAECDQLLAWHLLPWSTRFLTVFTENAEHPFYRALGELTRLTLADWQSTLLVPVAKKTLYR, translated from the coding sequence ATGACTGAAGTATCACATCGCGCATCTTTTGCCTTCAGCGCCAGAGTATTGGGCGCACTGTTTTATTATGCCCCGGACAGCGAGCAGGCTGCGCCGCTGGTAAATGCCCTCACCGCGGGTGACTGGACGCAGGACTGGCCGCTGGAGCAGGAAGCCCTGCTGCCCGTAGCCGAGACGTTTCGCTCCCCGTCAGAGGAAGCAATAAAAGATGCCTGGCAGCGTCTTTTCATCGGTCCCTATGCGCTGCCTGCACCGCCGTGGGGTTCCGTCTGGCTGGATCGTGAATCCGTGCTGTTTGGCGACTCCACTCTCGCGCTGCGCCAGTGGATGCGTGAAAATCACATCGTCTTTGAGATGAAGCAGAACGAGCCGGAAGACCATATTGGTACGCTGCTGCTGCTGGCCGCGTGGCTGGCTGAGAACGGTCGCGACGCCGAATGCGACCAGCTTCTGGCCTGGCATTTGCTGCCGTGGAGCACGCGTTTTCTCACCGTCTTTACCGAGAATGCAGAGCACCCGTTCTATCGCGCGCTCGGAGAACTTACCCGGCTGACGCTCGCAGACTGGCAGTCAACATTGCTGGTCCCTGTCGCGAAAAAAACGCTCTACCGTTAA
- the ynfE gene encoding selenate/tellurate reductase subunit YnfE yields the protein MSEDVNHGGISRRALVKSTALGSLALAAGGISLPFGLKTAAAAVQKAVKPAEDKVVWGACSVNCGSRCALRLHVRDDEVYWVETDNTGDDIYGNHQVRACLRGRSIRRRINHPDRLNYPMKRVGKRGEGKFERISWDDALNILTASLKNVVEKYGNEAVYINYSSGIVGGNITRSSPYASLVARLMNCYGGFLSHYGTYSTAQIACAMPYTYGTNDGNSTSDIENTKLVVMFGNNPAETRMSGGGITYYLEQARERSNARMIVIDPRYTDTAAGREDEWIPIRPGTDAALVAGIAWVLINENLVDQPFLDKYCVGYDEKTLPEGAPANGHYKAYILGQGDDATAKTPEWASRITGIPAGRIIKLAREIGEAKPACICQGWGPQRQANGEQTSRAIAMLPILTGNVGINGGNSGARESTYTITIERMPLPDNPVKTQISCFSWTDAIARGPEMTAFRDGVRGKEKLDVPIKFIWNYAGNTLINQHSDINKTHDILQDESKCEMIVVIDNFMTSSAKYADIVLPDLMTVEQEDIIPNDYAGNMGYLIFLQPATAPKFERKPIYWIMSEVAKRLGPDIHQQFTEGRTQAQWLQYLYAKMIEKDPLLPSYDELKKMGIYKRKDPNGHFVAYKKFRDDPDAHPLKTPSGKIEIYSSKLAEIAATWELAKDETITPLPVYASTFEGWDAPERSTFPLQLFGFHFKARTHSSYGNIDVLQAACRQEVWLNPVDASKRGIKNGDMVRVFNDRGEVRIAAKVTPRIMPGVSAMGQGAWHDANMNGDRIDHGSCINTLTTHRPSPLAKGNPQHTNLVQIEKA from the coding sequence ATGTCTGAGGACGTTAATCACGGCGGAATTAGCCGTCGAGCTCTTGTTAAATCCACTGCGCTGGGTTCTCTGGCGCTGGCTGCCGGTGGCATATCGTTACCTTTTGGTCTTAAAACCGCTGCCGCCGCGGTGCAAAAAGCCGTCAAGCCCGCAGAAGATAAAGTGGTGTGGGGAGCCTGTTCGGTTAACTGCGGCAGCCGCTGTGCGCTGCGACTGCACGTACGTGACGATGAAGTGTACTGGGTCGAAACCGACAATACGGGCGATGACATTTACGGAAACCATCAGGTTCGCGCCTGCCTGCGCGGGCGTTCCATTCGCCGCCGCATCAACCACCCTGACCGTCTGAACTACCCCATGAAACGCGTGGGCAAGCGCGGCGAAGGCAAGTTTGAGCGAATCAGCTGGGACGACGCGCTGAATATCCTCACCGCCAGCCTGAAAAACGTGGTGGAAAAGTACGGCAACGAAGCGGTCTATATTAACTACTCCTCCGGCATTGTTGGGGGTAACATCACCCGTTCCTCCCCTTACGCCTCGCTGGTGGCCCGCCTGATGAACTGTTACGGTGGCTTCCTGAGCCACTACGGCACCTACAGCACCGCTCAAATTGCCTGTGCAATGCCCTACACTTATGGCACCAACGACGGCAACAGCACTTCGGATATCGAAAACACCAAACTGGTGGTGATGTTCGGCAACAACCCGGCGGAAACACGCATGAGCGGCGGCGGGATCACCTACTATCTTGAACAGGCTCGCGAGCGTTCCAATGCGCGGATGATTGTTATCGACCCGCGCTACACCGACACCGCAGCCGGACGTGAAGACGAGTGGATCCCGATCCGTCCCGGCACCGATGCGGCACTGGTCGCCGGTATCGCATGGGTATTGATTAACGAAAATCTGGTTGACCAGCCGTTCCTCGATAAATACTGCGTTGGCTACGACGAAAAAACGCTGCCGGAGGGTGCCCCCGCAAACGGGCATTACAAAGCCTATATTCTGGGTCAGGGTGACGATGCCACGGCGAAAACGCCAGAATGGGCCTCGCGCATCACCGGCATTCCTGCCGGGCGCATTATCAAGCTGGCCCGCGAAATTGGCGAGGCTAAACCCGCCTGTATTTGCCAGGGCTGGGGTCCGCAGCGCCAGGCAAACGGGGAACAGACCTCCCGCGCCATCGCGATGCTGCCGATCCTGACCGGCAACGTGGGCATCAACGGCGGCAACAGCGGCGCGCGTGAATCCACCTATACCATCACCATCGAGCGAATGCCGCTACCGGATAACCCGGTGAAAACGCAAATCTCCTGCTTTAGCTGGACGGACGCGATTGCCCGCGGCCCGGAAATGACCGCGTTTCGCGACGGCGTGCGCGGTAAAGAGAAGCTCGACGTGCCGATTAAGTTCATCTGGAACTACGCCGGAAATACCCTCATCAACCAGCACTCGGATATCAACAAAACGCACGACATTTTGCAGGACGAGAGCAAGTGCGAAATGATTGTCGTCATCGACAATTTTATGACCTCATCCGCGAAGTATGCTGATATCGTCCTGCCAGACCTGATGACCGTCGAGCAGGAAGACATCATCCCTAACGACTACGCTGGCAACATGGGCTATCTGATCTTCCTGCAGCCCGCTACCGCGCCGAAATTCGAGCGTAAGCCTATCTACTGGATCATGAGCGAAGTGGCAAAGCGCCTCGGGCCGGATATCCATCAGCAGTTTACCGAAGGCCGCACGCAGGCGCAGTGGCTACAGTATCTGTACGCCAAAATGATCGAAAAAGACCCGCTGCTGCCCTCCTATGATGAACTGAAAAAAATGGGTATTTATAAGCGTAAAGACCCGAACGGGCACTTCGTAGCCTATAAAAAATTCCGCGACGACCCGGATGCCCATCCTCTGAAAACGCCGTCGGGCAAAATTGAAATTTACTCCAGCAAACTGGCGGAAATTGCCGCCACCTGGGAGCTGGCAAAAGACGAAACCATTACCCCGCTCCCGGTCTACGCGTCGACCTTTGAGGGCTGGGACGCGCCTGAGCGCAGCACCTTCCCGCTGCAACTGTTCGGCTTCCACTTCAAAGCCCGCACCCATTCCAGCTACGGCAATATCGATGTGCTGCAGGCAGCCTGCCGCCAGGAAGTGTGGCTCAACCCCGTCGATGCCAGCAAACGCGGCATTAAAAACGGCGATATGGTGCGCGTCTTTAACGATCGCGGTGAAGTGCGAATTGCGGCTAAAGTCACGCCGCGGATTATGCCCGGCGTGAGCGCGATGGGCCAGGGCGCCTGGCACGACGCCAACATGAACGGCGATCGCATCGACCACGGTTCGTGCATCAACACGCTGACCACGCACCGCCCTTCGCCGTTGGCGAAAGGCAATCCGCAGCACACCAACCTGGTGCAGATCGAGAAGGCGTAA
- a CDS encoding putative bifunctional diguanylate cyclase/phosphodiesterase codes for MNRILAGIIFSLFISTGYISFLVHERQQELQKLTHYADSWSAAQLVSEYYRLESWLGLYTIDDTMKVDDVRLRLDIMLSQSDLTKEGDLGHYIESNKSHLQLAAQLEKTLDYLDVHLEKMNRSELESYLKIMHTLDAPLSRLSSGALDKDVNSINNANVKIQTLYYIYSATSVLLIILSAILGILIFFQNRNILKAHLQVKSLAEELQKSKEKLQLQNARLEYDVYHDSLTEMNNRQSFWGHLNKTIEIAEKNNNSVTVMLFDLDRFKEVNDTYGHDAGDILLRQISLRLLSMGLTSDTLYRLGGDEFAFLSSGLTESSAVSRAQSICDAINQPYTIYNAIVNITTCVGIVNSETERRSDYLYKFADLALYEAKKEGAGKIKVFRQRMLDKLQESRTLEHDMSLAIMNKEFVVYYQPIVDSFTQKIYSYEALIRWIHPLKGLLSPDSFIPAAEKTGMINEMGKSVLEMACREAASWAVPAKISVNASPVQLSSKAFAGIVMNILKETGLPADRLELEVTESSLFTESNTPMNTLNKLKALGVKISIDDFGTGYSSLSRLSKLAFDKIKIDKSFVHSVSTQEDALTIIKLITGMAKSLNMKAVAEGVETQQQLESLQALGCDFAQGYLFGKPQPCIADEIKNG; via the coding sequence ATGAACAGAATACTGGCTGGCATCATATTTTCCCTGTTTATATCTACCGGGTATATCTCTTTCCTGGTACATGAAAGGCAGCAGGAGTTACAGAAACTGACGCACTACGCCGATTCCTGGTCGGCTGCCCAGCTGGTATCAGAATATTACCGACTCGAATCATGGCTTGGTCTTTACACGATCGATGACACGATGAAGGTCGATGACGTACGCCTGCGTCTCGACATTATGCTCAGCCAGAGCGATTTAACGAAAGAAGGTGATTTAGGGCATTATATCGAAAGTAATAAATCCCATCTTCAACTGGCCGCCCAGCTGGAAAAGACGCTGGATTATCTGGACGTTCACCTTGAAAAAATGAACCGCTCAGAGCTCGAGTCTTACCTGAAAATAATGCACACGCTTGATGCGCCACTGAGCCGTCTTTCATCCGGTGCATTAGACAAAGACGTTAACTCCATTAATAACGCCAACGTCAAAATTCAAACGCTGTACTATATCTACTCGGCGACGTCTGTACTGCTGATCATACTGAGTGCGATACTGGGTATTCTGATTTTTTTCCAGAACAGAAATATTCTGAAGGCGCACCTTCAGGTAAAGAGTCTTGCTGAAGAGCTGCAGAAATCCAAAGAAAAGCTGCAGCTTCAGAATGCCAGGCTGGAATATGACGTCTACCACGATTCTCTTACCGAGATGAATAACCGCCAGTCTTTCTGGGGGCATCTTAATAAAACAATAGAGATAGCGGAAAAAAATAATAACTCCGTCACGGTCATGCTGTTTGATTTAGACCGGTTCAAGGAGGTCAATGATACTTACGGGCATGATGCCGGCGATATATTACTCCGCCAGATCTCCCTCCGCTTGCTGTCAATGGGCCTGACGTCGGATACCCTTTACCGCCTGGGCGGCGATGAGTTTGCGTTTCTCTCAAGTGGCCTGACGGAAAGCAGTGCCGTTTCGCGCGCGCAAAGCATATGCGATGCAATCAACCAGCCTTACACTATTTATAACGCTATTGTGAATATAACCACCTGTGTCGGCATTGTTAACTCAGAGACGGAGCGCCGCTCCGACTATCTCTATAAATTTGCCGATCTGGCCCTTTATGAAGCCAAAAAAGAAGGTGCCGGGAAGATAAAGGTCTTCCGTCAACGCATGTTAGATAAGCTGCAGGAGAGCAGAACGCTCGAGCATGACATGTCACTGGCAATTATGAATAAAGAATTCGTGGTTTATTATCAGCCGATTGTAGATTCCTTCACGCAAAAAATTTACAGCTATGAAGCCCTTATTCGTTGGATACATCCTTTGAAGGGGCTCCTGTCACCGGACAGCTTTATTCCCGCAGCTGAAAAAACAGGCATGATAAACGAGATGGGGAAATCGGTGCTCGAAATGGCGTGCAGGGAAGCGGCTTCCTGGGCTGTTCCGGCTAAAATTTCAGTCAACGCCTCCCCGGTTCAGCTAAGCAGCAAAGCGTTTGCTGGGATCGTGATGAACATTCTGAAAGAAACAGGGCTTCCGGCCGATCGTCTTGAACTGGAAGTGACGGAGTCCTCTCTCTTTACGGAGAGCAATACGCCGATGAATACGCTGAATAAGCTCAAAGCCCTAGGCGTGAAAATCTCCATCGATGATTTTGGCACGGGATACTCTTCTCTTTCGCGGCTTAGCAAGCTTGCGTTCGATAAAATCAAAATAGACAAATCCTTTGTGCATTCTGTATCTACTCAGGAAGACGCCCTTACCATCATCAAACTCATCACTGGCATGGCTAAATCCCTCAATATGAAGGCCGTTGCAGAAGGTGTCGAAACGCAGCAACAGCTCGAAAGCCTTCAGGCGCTGGGCTGCGATTTTGCACAAGGCTATCTGTTTGGTAAACCTCAGCCTTGTATCGCTGATGAGATTAAAAACGGTTGA
- the speG gene encoding spermidine N1-acetyltransferase yields MSAKYDIKLRPLEREDLRFVHQLDNNASVMRYWFEEPYEAFVELSDLYDKHIHDQSERRFVVECEGDKAGLVELVEINHVHRRAEFQIIISPEHQGKGLASRAARLAMDYGFNVLNLYKLYLIVDKENEKAIHIYRKLGFMVEGELIHEFFINGEYRNTIRMCIFQHQHLAGHKSSAASLLKPTAQ; encoded by the coding sequence ATGTCAGCAAAGTATGACATTAAGCTTCGTCCGCTGGAGCGAGAAGACTTACGCTTTGTCCACCAGCTCGACAACAACGCCAGCGTAATGCGCTACTGGTTTGAAGAGCCTTACGAGGCCTTTGTTGAGCTGTCGGATCTCTATGACAAGCACATTCACGATCAGAGCGAACGCCGCTTTGTCGTGGAGTGCGAAGGTGACAAAGCGGGTCTGGTCGAGCTGGTTGAGATCAACCACGTGCACCGCCGCGCGGAATTTCAGATCATCATTTCTCCCGAGCATCAGGGAAAAGGACTGGCGTCACGCGCCGCCAGGCTGGCGATGGACTACGGGTTTAACGTCTTAAACCTGTATAAGCTCTATCTCATCGTGGATAAAGAGAACGAAAAGGCAATCCATATTTACCGCAAACTCGGGTTTATGGTGGAAGGCGAGCTGATTCACGAATTCTTCATCAACGGAGAGTACCGCAACACCATCCGCATGTGCATTTTCCAGCATCAGCATCTGGCCGGGCATAAATCATCTGCCGCCAGCCTGTTGAAACCAACCGCGCAGTAA
- a CDS encoding DUF1283 family protein, giving the protein MTTLSKRLCLTALLALSSFAFATAATAETSKLIIESGDSAQSRQNAAMDKEQWNDTRNLRHKVNTRAEKEWDKADVAFDARDKCQQSANTNAYWEPNTLRCLDRRTGRTVAP; this is encoded by the coding sequence ATGACAACATTAAGCAAACGCCTTTGTCTGACAGCCCTGCTGGCGCTGTCCTCGTTCGCCTTCGCCACAGCGGCTACGGCCGAAACCAGCAAACTCATCATTGAGTCTGGGGATAGCGCGCAAAGCCGCCAGAACGCCGCCATGGACAAAGAACAATGGAATGACACCCGCAACCTTCGCCATAAGGTAAACACCCGCGCTGAAAAAGAGTGGGACAAAGCAGACGTTGCGTTCGATGCGCGTGATAAGTGTCAGCAAAGTGCAAACACCAATGCGTACTGGGAGCCAAACACCCTGCGCTGTCTGGATCGCCGCACTGGCCGTACGGTTGCGCCGTAA
- a CDS encoding molybdopterin-dependent oxidoreductase, whose protein sequence is MRLIVMLLSLVVSTQALASELARPAGKVLLTLTGNIQNTNEDGKAVFDLASLEKLGVVSFQTTSPWYNGRTTFTGIPMQKLMDYVGAKGSIVTVTALNDYTTVLPLSDFKKYNVILALKVNGEYLRIRDKGPTFIVYPYDSMPELNNQIFYSRSAWQVSRMNIE, encoded by the coding sequence ATGCGGTTAATTGTCATGTTGTTAAGCTTGGTTGTCTCCACACAGGCCCTGGCGAGTGAGCTTGCCAGGCCTGCCGGTAAAGTTCTCTTAACCCTCACTGGTAATATTCAAAATACAAATGAAGACGGCAAAGCCGTTTTTGATCTCGCCAGCCTTGAGAAGCTGGGTGTGGTCAGCTTCCAGACAACGTCGCCATGGTATAATGGCCGCACGACCTTTACGGGTATTCCGATGCAAAAACTGATGGATTACGTTGGCGCGAAAGGTTCAATCGTTACGGTCACGGCGCTTAACGACTACACTACCGTTCTTCCCCTCAGCGATTTCAAAAAATACAATGTCATCCTTGCATTAAAAGTAAACGGTGAATATTTACGCATCCGTGATAAAGGCCCGACATTCATTGTGTATCCTTATGACAGCATGCCTGAACTGAATAACCAGATTTTTTATTCAAGGTCTGCCTGGCAGGTCAGCAGAATGAATATTGAGTAG
- a CDS encoding YnfC family lipoprotein, whose product MGCDNNSAPLSFTPEMASFSNEFDFDPLRGPVKDFTQTLFNDKGEVSKRVTGTMSAEGCFDTLELHDLEANTGVALVLDANYYLDAETQQQKVKLQGKCQLAELPSAGVTWDTDDNGFVVAAHGKEMEVKYRYDADGYPLGKTTVSGEQHLSVQSTPSKDLRKRMDYTAVSMLNDKPMGVVKQSCDYDRHNNPVSCDLTISDDSVKPAVERNYTIKNNIEYY is encoded by the coding sequence ATGGGGTGCGACAACAATTCTGCACCGCTGTCATTCACGCCGGAGATGGCGAGCTTCTCGAATGAATTTGATTTTGACCCTCTGCGCGGACCGGTCAAAGACTTTACCCAGACGTTGTTTAACGATAAGGGCGAAGTGTCCAAACGCGTGACCGGCACGATGTCAGCAGAAGGGTGCTTCGATACTCTGGAGCTGCACGATCTGGAAGCCAACACGGGCGTTGCGCTGGTGCTGGACGCGAATTATTACCTTGATGCCGAAACGCAGCAGCAGAAGGTCAAACTGCAGGGAAAATGCCAGCTGGCAGAGCTGCCGTCAGCCGGCGTAACCTGGGACACAGATGACAACGGTTTTGTGGTGGCGGCACACGGTAAAGAGATGGAAGTAAAATACCGCTATGACGCCGATGGCTATCCGCTGGGGAAAACCACCGTCTCTGGCGAACAGCACCTGTCCGTACAGTCGACGCCGTCGAAAGATCTGCGTAAACGAATGGACTATACGGCGGTGAGTATGCTGAACGATAAACCGATGGGGGTCGTGAAGCAGAGCTGCGATTACGACAGACACAACAACCCGGTAAGTTGCGATCTGACGATCTCCGACGACAGCGTCAAACCCGCCGTTGAACGCAACTACACCATTAAAAACAATATTGAATATTACTGA
- a CDS encoding DUF1161 domain-containing protein translates to MKRLPWITALLLMSASTAALAAPDSCERVKSDIQQKIINNGVPESGFSLNIVPNDQADKPDAQVVGHCANDTFKILYTRTGSGAASGNQDNAPAEPQ, encoded by the coding sequence ATGAAACGGTTACCCTGGATTACCGCCCTGCTGTTAATGAGCGCGTCAACGGCTGCTTTAGCCGCCCCTGATTCCTGCGAGCGCGTAAAAAGCGACATTCAGCAGAAGATCATCAACAACGGCGTGCCTGAATCAGGCTTTAGCCTGAACATCGTGCCGAACGATCAGGCGGATAAGCCCGATGCGCAGGTGGTTGGTCATTGTGCTAACGATACTTTTAAAATTTTATACACTCGCACGGGAAGCGGCGCGGCATCCGGCAATCAGGACAACGCCCCTGCTGAACCGCAGTAA